A DNA window from Rubripirellula tenax contains the following coding sequences:
- a CDS encoding SLC13 family permease produces MSYEGWFTLSVVGLLLVALMKNLAPTDILFVAATALFAAAGIISPEEAFSGFSNSGVLTVAFLFVVVAGLRETGVLDQVGHHVLGKAKTQRNALLRLSMVVMPMSALLNNTPIVAMFVPIVMDWCRRNGVSPSKLLIPLSYLTILGGTCTVIGTSTNLVVNGLMVENGMPGMSLLELGKVGVPYAIVGAFYLYFLGGKLLPERAELMERFGESRRDYLIEMSVEANCRLSGKSVEAGGLRQLPALFLIEIERGTETITPVRPEDRIEAGDHLIFAGVVSGIIELEKISGLVPVVDSNAELSASEKRDRRMCEVVVSQNSSLNGTSIRDAGFRSRFGAVVLAVHRFGKRIEGKLGDIILQPGDTLLLQTRPDFVQLHRHDPAFYMVSMVDQWRPLRRERARIAVAVFAVLMVLMTTGIVPIAIATALAAVSMVALRCLSSDGARQSIEWQLLIAIAASFGVGAAMQNSGAATTIANGIVGATGSLGPLAALAILYCFASLLTEVITNNAAAVLLFPFCIELARLYGVDARPFLIGLTLAASASFMTPIGYQTNMMVYGPGGYRFTDYLRIGAPLNVILGCVAVVLIPMFWPF; encoded by the coding sequence ATGAGCTACGAAGGTTGGTTCACGCTCAGCGTCGTTGGGTTGCTGCTTGTTGCGTTGATGAAGAACCTCGCTCCGACGGATATCTTGTTCGTTGCAGCGACAGCATTATTTGCGGCAGCGGGTATCATTTCGCCCGAAGAAGCGTTCTCTGGATTTAGCAACTCGGGAGTTCTGACGGTCGCCTTTTTGTTCGTCGTCGTTGCAGGGCTGCGCGAAACCGGAGTGCTCGATCAAGTCGGACACCATGTTCTTGGAAAAGCAAAGACACAACGCAATGCGCTGCTCCGATTGTCGATGGTGGTCATGCCGATGTCGGCGCTACTGAACAATACACCGATCGTGGCAATGTTTGTGCCCATCGTCATGGATTGGTGCCGCCGCAACGGGGTCTCGCCGTCCAAGTTGCTGATCCCCTTGTCGTATCTGACGATCCTCGGTGGGACCTGCACGGTGATCGGCACTTCCACCAACTTGGTCGTCAATGGATTGATGGTCGAAAACGGAATGCCCGGCATGAGCCTGTTGGAACTCGGCAAGGTGGGCGTTCCCTACGCGATCGTGGGTGCGTTCTATCTATACTTCCTTGGCGGAAAATTGTTGCCCGAACGGGCCGAGTTGATGGAGCGATTCGGCGAATCGCGACGAGACTATTTGATCGAAATGAGCGTCGAGGCGAACTGTCGATTGAGTGGCAAATCGGTCGAAGCGGGTGGTCTGCGGCAATTGCCAGCACTGTTCCTGATCGAAATCGAGCGAGGAACTGAAACGATCACACCGGTACGTCCAGAGGACCGAATCGAAGCCGGTGATCACCTTATCTTTGCAGGGGTCGTAAGCGGTATTATCGAGCTTGAGAAGATCAGCGGTTTGGTTCCCGTCGTGGACTCGAATGCCGAATTGTCGGCAAGCGAGAAACGCGATCGACGGATGTGCGAAGTCGTGGTGTCGCAAAACTCGTCGCTGAATGGCACGTCGATCCGAGACGCCGGGTTCCGGTCTCGATTTGGCGCCGTCGTGCTTGCGGTTCATCGGTTCGGAAAACGTATCGAAGGAAAGTTGGGTGATATCATTCTGCAGCCCGGTGACACGTTGTTGTTGCAAACTCGGCCAGACTTTGTGCAATTGCACCGCCACGATCCGGCGTTTTATATGGTCAGCATGGTCGACCAGTGGCGTCCGCTGCGCCGCGAGCGGGCGCGGATCGCGGTTGCCGTCTTTGCGGTGCTGATGGTTTTGATGACGACCGGTATCGTCCCGATTGCGATTGCCACCGCTTTGGCGGCTGTGTCGATGGTCGCGTTGCGATGTCTGTCATCCGACGGTGCGCGGCAAAGTATCGAGTGGCAATTGCTGATTGCGATTGCTGCCTCGTTCGGCGTCGGCGCGGCAATGCAGAATTCCGGAGCCGCAACGACCATTGCCAACGGCATCGTCGGCGCCACCGGGTCGCTTGGACCGCTGGCCGCACTCGCGATTCTCTACTGTTTCGCATCGCTCTTGACGGAAGTGATTACCAACAACGCTGCGGCGGTGCTGCTGTTTCCGTTTTGCATTGAGCTGGCGCGGTTGTACGGCGTGGACGCACGTCCGTTTTTGATCGGACTGACGCTCGCGGCATCTGCCAGCTTCATGACTCCGATCGGCTATCAAACGAACATGATGGTTTACGGGCCAGGCGGCTATCGCTTCACCGACTACTTGCGAATAGGAGCTCCGCTTAATGTGATCCTTGGGTGCGTCGCGGTGGTTTTGATTCCAATGTTTTGGCCATTCTGA
- a CDS encoding calcium/sodium antiporter, translating to MVYLSLLLGLVILVVGAELLVRGAVSLAEVAKISPLVIGLTVVAFGTSAPELAVSAVSSLKGDSAIALGNVVGSNIFNVLLILGLSAAIVPLSVSSQLVRLDVPIMIAVSVLAWLAALNGVIERWEGACMLLAFVLYTGWLIRAGRRESQKNIDPLDASTKPSLRTLVLNVVLLFAGLALLVWGAKLLVDSATTIARSWGVSDIVIGLTIVAAGTSLPELATSIVAAIKGQRDIAVGNVVGSNVFNLLMVLATASIVSKSGVPVSPDVLWFDGSVMVLTALLCWPIFISQATVSRAEGVVMFLLYVSYTTILIAASQLLPWATTAKWGFVFVVFPLVCIVVSYLAWRSRDAAKDRGENIASP from the coding sequence ATGGTCTACCTTTCTCTGTTGCTTGGTTTGGTGATTCTTGTCGTCGGAGCCGAGTTGCTGGTTCGAGGAGCGGTCAGCCTGGCAGAGGTTGCGAAAATCTCACCCTTGGTCATCGGTCTGACGGTGGTGGCGTTCGGGACCAGTGCGCCGGAGTTAGCCGTGTCCGCGGTATCGAGTCTCAAAGGCGACTCGGCGATCGCACTGGGGAATGTGGTCGGCAGCAATATCTTTAACGTGCTGTTGATTTTGGGTCTCTCGGCCGCGATCGTTCCCCTGTCGGTCTCGTCCCAGCTTGTCCGGTTGGACGTGCCAATCATGATCGCGGTTTCGGTCTTGGCTTGGCTGGCCGCTCTCAATGGCGTGATCGAGCGATGGGAAGGCGCGTGCATGTTGCTGGCGTTCGTGCTTTACACCGGATGGCTGATTCGTGCTGGTCGACGGGAATCTCAAAAGAACATCGATCCGCTAGACGCGTCCACCAAGCCGTCGTTGCGGACGTTGGTGCTCAATGTCGTTCTGTTGTTCGCTGGTCTGGCGTTGCTCGTTTGGGGAGCCAAGTTGTTGGTGGATTCGGCGACGACGATTGCTCGGTCATGGGGCGTCAGCGACATCGTGATCGGACTGACGATCGTTGCAGCAGGAACTTCGCTTCCAGAGTTGGCAACGTCGATCGTCGCTGCGATCAAGGGACAGCGCGACATTGCGGTCGGAAACGTGGTCGGCAGCAACGTCTTCAACTTGCTGATGGTGTTGGCGACAGCCTCGATCGTGTCGAAATCCGGAGTCCCTGTTTCGCCGGACGTTCTTTGGTTCGATGGCAGCGTGATGGTGTTGACCGCATTGCTGTGCTGGCCAATCTTCATCAGTCAGGCAACCGTCAGTCGCGCCGAAGGTGTCGTGATGTTCTTGCTCTACGTCAGCTACACGACAATCTTGATTGCTGCGTCACAGTTGTTGCCGTGGGCGACAACGGCCAAGTGGGGCTTCGTTTTTGTTGTATTTCCACTGGTTTGCATCGTCGTTTCGTACCTTGCTTGGCGAAGTCGTGATGCAGCAAAGGATAGGGGCGAGAATATCGCAAGCCCATGA
- a CDS encoding tetratricopeptide repeat protein: MSARIKSNQSKKQATNTSPVASNPNASPPKQSLSPALQRALGLIQKNDYAGAANSLSAAGRDPQVRNTLGVCLMRMGRVDAAVDTLRSLVLMPGTLIERCDVSNAAKRNFATALLMKGLPSGALSVLAEIHEPENLMAIRLHAAIKQWEKSLPWLRRLDWKINGIEPSHCCVPLDFEPGEFDFEVNPKSPIKPGKSSKGSLKLAA, translated from the coding sequence ATGTCTGCGCGCATCAAGTCAAACCAATCCAAGAAACAAGCGACCAACACCAGTCCCGTCGCCAGTAACCCCAACGCCTCGCCGCCAAAGCAATCCCTCAGCCCCGCACTGCAACGCGCCTTGGGATTGATCCAAAAGAACGACTACGCCGGCGCCGCGAATTCGCTGTCCGCCGCAGGACGCGATCCGCAAGTCCGCAACACGCTGGGCGTTTGCCTGATGCGGATGGGGCGGGTCGATGCAGCGGTGGACACGCTTCGATCGCTGGTGCTGATGCCGGGAACTTTGATCGAGCGCTGCGATGTCAGCAACGCAGCCAAACGCAATTTCGCGACTGCGCTACTGATGAAGGGACTCCCCAGCGGTGCCCTTTCCGTACTCGCCGAAATTCATGAACCGGAAAACCTGATGGCAATTCGGCTGCACGCGGCGATCAAGCAGTGGGAAAAGTCGCTGCCGTGGCTCCGCCGACTCGATTGGAAGATCAACGGAATCGAGCCCTCCCATTGTTGTGTACCACTTGATTTCGAGCCCGGTGAGTTTGATTTTGAGGTGAATCCCAAAAGTCCCATCAAGCCAGGAAAGTCCAGCAAAGGTTCTCTGAAGCTGGCTGCATAA
- a CDS encoding MFS transporter codes for MQSPLPLQIESIDTRPWWRQLTSYHWFVFVMAALAWLFDCLDQQIFILFRDTALTNLMPEGANVKTFGGYATSIFVAGWATGGLIFGSLGDRIGRAKTLTITVLLYSVFTGLSALSTSWIDFAIYRFITGLGVGGVFGLAVALTADTLPTGARTWALGVLQALSAIGNVAAGLISMYMGTLISAERITSDQAWKYAFLIGAIPAFLCVFIQLRLKEPEKWVKAREAGLLTGAKFGSYASLLGPGRWRKPALLGMLLCIAGVIGLWGIGFFAPELVGDVIQTSLKEKGLSDTEIVSQTTYYKGLNSIIQNVGAFLGMLSFAYVAQRTGRRFAFAIAFVGAFLATNLYFRMFQGVDQLWMSGVMGFFQLALFAGFAIYLPELFPTRLRSTGTSFCYNVGRFLAATGPFTLGILQQKLGESAIANLPQTADAAARAAARLSAFRDATSYVSLVFIVGLVVVYFLPETKGQPLPEDD; via the coding sequence ATGCAGTCGCCACTACCACTCCAAATCGAATCCATCGACACTCGACCCTGGTGGAGACAACTCACGTCTTATCACTGGTTTGTGTTTGTGATGGCAGCGCTTGCATGGCTGTTTGATTGCCTCGATCAACAAATTTTCATCCTCTTCCGCGATACGGCGCTCACGAATTTGATGCCCGAGGGCGCGAATGTGAAAACGTTTGGCGGTTATGCCACGTCAATCTTTGTGGCCGGCTGGGCTACGGGCGGACTGATCTTCGGTTCGTTAGGGGATCGGATCGGGCGAGCGAAGACGTTGACGATCACGGTATTGCTTTACTCCGTCTTCACAGGCTTGTCGGCATTGTCAACTTCGTGGATCGACTTCGCCATTTACCGATTCATCACCGGCTTGGGCGTCGGTGGCGTCTTCGGTTTAGCAGTCGCCCTGACCGCCGACACGCTGCCGACGGGCGCAAGAACGTGGGCGCTCGGCGTGCTACAAGCGTTGTCCGCGATTGGCAACGTGGCGGCTGGCTTGATCAGCATGTACATGGGCACGCTGATCTCTGCCGAACGGATCACGTCAGATCAAGCGTGGAAATATGCGTTCTTGATCGGCGCGATTCCGGCGTTTCTGTGTGTGTTCATTCAATTGCGATTGAAGGAACCGGAAAAGTGGGTCAAGGCTCGCGAGGCCGGACTTTTGACGGGTGCTAAGTTTGGTTCGTATGCGTCGTTACTTGGCCCCGGCCGATGGCGAAAGCCGGCTTTGTTGGGAATGCTGTTGTGCATTGCTGGCGTCATCGGACTTTGGGGAATTGGATTCTTTGCGCCCGAATTGGTCGGCGACGTCATTCAAACATCGTTGAAAGAGAAAGGGTTAAGCGATACCGAAATCGTTAGCCAAACGACGTACTATAAAGGACTCAACAGCATCATCCAAAACGTGGGCGCGTTCTTGGGCATGCTGTCGTTTGCGTACGTGGCGCAGCGAACCGGACGAAGGTTCGCTTTCGCCATCGCGTTCGTGGGCGCGTTCTTGGCCACCAATTTGTACTTCCGCATGTTCCAAGGTGTCGACCAGTTGTGGATGAGCGGCGTGATGGGCTTTTTCCAGTTGGCGTTGTTCGCGGGGTTCGCCATCTATTTGCCGGAACTGTTTCCGACGAGGCTGCGCAGTACCGGCACAAGCTTTTGTTACAACGTCGGCCGATTCTTGGCCGCCACAGGCCCCTTCACGCTTGGCATCTTGCAACAAAAATTGGGCGAATCGGCGATTGCCAACCTTCCGCAAACGGCTGACGCGGCGGCCCGCGCTGCGGCCCGTTTATCAGCATTCCGCGACGCGACCAGCTATGTCAGTCTGGTCTTCATCGTCGGCTTGGTCGTTGTCTATTTTCTTCCCGAGACAAAGGGACAACCGCTTCCCGAAGATGATTAA
- a CDS encoding mechanosensitive ion channel domain-containing protein, with protein MTQPTNRCPDQAICEFDPRLRPRREPAIGRFWFAKSMLVLLALACSSTSNRCAAQYSTIQYPSVQYPTSQPVITSYPSSSYPTSSYPTSSYPTSSYPSSSYPVVSYPGSQPVITSYPSSTYPAAQSYPTASSVISQPIRSSVVTHPTRVWSDSGNTASTSTVSESPIDASQSTNRQRDDDRDLAQNPLTRLASTRDYDSPRYDSQRRDRYSHMNESRPWPVEPPSPYGSSQIESARQSEARFRSIAQSTSPTTATVADENADLAQQWIDLATAYNNLSQRVDEANTQLRSTQRDFDDVNSKITHYGLTPTVGLLLRHKKEQLDLWQVQDSQTLYTSSELGRSRQKQLELEMVRHDGSDPTGQAKEILTSAGLHANNPERSTLSAQIQNLLDQRRSWLSSLQQGYQDYQHKLSELDSASTESAKLTDEYRQLIDRHVTWIRSGDPLAFRDLRNLKSGIAALFDSRRSQDFGYSFGQKWEANPVSGIGLIATILVVILVRLFARSWLVSIGNRKKMKDASDNSRKVVAGLLTTLLASLYPYMLYAIGNWLSTGVVSESTLHAASGFFAASLVALGVEVPRQLLRTSGYIDKHVDITLPGRERAFTYLTLIGFGLVLAAYVVTLMGLIDRGMWRDSVARFGFIAALSLVAWTAHRALRPNGGYLEPLIAKFGGKVIHRVRYVLYIAGIGFPLAMIALSSLGYGFTANELIKRAIITMSALSIAATVWAGVKIVSAHLWQMLTGSTPPPPKHDAYGPIDAPNESEVGILGEHFLELKHHLAFLCQCALVLGAIACIGWMWLDVFPNARMGNPVVWTIQDTITETSLDATGDTITNTIVTPRPVTAFHLLLAVGTLFIAFQVAKLLPALFDALVLQRVSFDEGMEHFTLVMGRCLLFGIGCLIACTLIGVRWQTIQWLAVGLMVGLGFGLQDMVRNLFGGLIVLFEKPARLGDFISVGKVTGRVAAQKFRTTVLSDDDGREVIVPNKNFVSEEVVNWMGAGRLSVIPIEVAVTRDERPADICRTLQELIIDQPDVLLTPAPQATLVCVGKRSQRIELRAWIEDGSDASRFRDSLLTTVRRFLDQKKWLASVQPSQPSMRDLENSDSHGSRRSPIGGNRKRSA; from the coding sequence ATGACCCAACCAACCAATCGATGCCCCGATCAGGCGATCTGCGAATTTGACCCGCGTTTGCGTCCAAGGCGTGAACCGGCAATCGGCCGATTCTGGTTCGCCAAGAGCATGCTCGTGCTGCTGGCGCTAGCATGTTCGTCGACGAGCAACCGCTGCGCCGCTCAATACTCGACGATTCAGTATCCGAGCGTCCAATATCCGACCTCGCAGCCTGTGATCACGAGCTATCCCAGTTCCTCGTACCCAACATCTTCGTACCCAACATCTTCGTACCCAACATCTTCGTACCCCAGCTCGTCGTATCCAGTCGTTTCGTATCCAGGCTCACAGCCGGTGATCACCAGCTATCCCAGTTCAACCTATCCCGCCGCCCAGTCGTATCCCACGGCTTCGTCGGTCATCAGCCAACCGATCCGCTCGTCGGTCGTGACGCACCCCACCCGCGTCTGGTCAGATTCCGGCAATACGGCTTCGACATCGACGGTATCCGAATCGCCCATCGACGCATCGCAATCGACCAACCGTCAACGCGACGATGATCGCGACTTAGCCCAAAACCCGCTGACACGATTGGCAAGTACACGAGACTACGACTCGCCGCGTTATGACTCCCAGCGCCGTGATCGCTACTCGCACATGAACGAGTCCCGACCTTGGCCGGTCGAACCGCCCTCGCCCTACGGTTCATCGCAAATCGAATCGGCGCGGCAAAGCGAGGCACGATTTCGCAGCATCGCGCAGTCCACGTCACCGACGACGGCCACCGTCGCCGATGAGAACGCAGACTTGGCCCAGCAGTGGATCGACCTAGCGACGGCATACAACAACTTGTCGCAGCGGGTCGATGAAGCCAACACTCAACTGCGATCCACTCAGCGAGACTTCGACGATGTGAACTCGAAGATCACACACTATGGCCTGACGCCAACGGTGGGGCTGTTGCTTCGTCACAAGAAAGAGCAACTCGACCTTTGGCAGGTCCAGGATTCACAAACGCTTTACACCAGTTCCGAACTCGGACGGTCGCGGCAAAAACAACTCGAACTGGAAATGGTTCGCCATGACGGCAGCGACCCGACCGGACAAGCCAAGGAAATCCTGACCAGTGCGGGGCTGCACGCCAACAACCCCGAACGCAGTACGCTGTCGGCACAGATCCAAAACTTGCTGGACCAGCGGCGCAGTTGGCTGTCGTCTTTGCAACAGGGCTACCAAGACTATCAACACAAACTCAGCGAGCTCGATTCGGCCAGCACCGAATCGGCAAAGTTGACCGATGAATATCGACAACTGATCGATCGACACGTCACTTGGATTCGCAGCGGCGACCCGCTTGCGTTTCGAGATCTGCGGAACTTGAAAAGCGGCATCGCGGCCCTGTTCGATTCACGACGCAGTCAAGACTTCGGCTATTCCTTCGGCCAAAAGTGGGAAGCCAACCCCGTCAGCGGCATCGGACTGATCGCGACGATTTTGGTCGTCATCCTGGTTCGACTGTTCGCGCGATCATGGTTGGTCAGCATCGGCAACCGCAAGAAGATGAAGGATGCGAGTGACAATTCCCGCAAAGTTGTTGCCGGTCTTTTGACGACGCTGCTGGCATCGCTGTACCCGTACATGCTGTATGCGATCGGAAACTGGTTGAGCACCGGTGTCGTATCGGAATCAACGCTGCACGCTGCAAGTGGTTTCTTTGCTGCCAGTTTGGTGGCGTTGGGCGTCGAGGTTCCGCGGCAATTGCTTCGCACATCGGGATACATCGACAAGCACGTCGATATCACACTACCCGGACGCGAACGCGCCTTCACGTATTTGACCCTGATCGGTTTCGGATTGGTTTTAGCGGCCTACGTTGTGACGCTGATGGGGCTGATCGATCGAGGCATGTGGCGAGACTCGGTCGCCCGATTCGGGTTCATTGCCGCGTTATCGTTGGTTGCTTGGACCGCCCACCGGGCACTGCGACCCAACGGCGGATACCTGGAACCGTTGATCGCCAAGTTTGGCGGCAAAGTGATTCATCGAGTTCGATACGTGCTGTACATCGCCGGCATTGGGTTTCCGTTGGCGATGATCGCCCTTTCGTCGCTAGGCTATGGCTTCACCGCGAATGAGTTGATCAAGCGAGCCATCATCACGATGTCGGCCCTATCGATCGCCGCAACCGTTTGGGCGGGTGTCAAGATCGTGTCGGCTCATCTGTGGCAAATGCTGACCGGATCAACGCCTCCGCCGCCTAAGCACGATGCTTACGGCCCGATCGACGCGCCGAACGAATCCGAAGTGGGCATCCTGGGCGAACACTTCTTGGAACTCAAACATCACCTAGCGTTCCTTTGTCAGTGCGCGCTGGTTCTGGGCGCGATCGCGTGCATCGGATGGATGTGGTTGGACGTTTTCCCGAACGCTCGAATGGGAAACCCGGTTGTTTGGACGATCCAAGACACGATCACCGAAACGTCGCTGGATGCAACGGGCGACACCATCACCAATACGATTGTTACGCCACGACCGGTGACAGCCTTTCACTTGTTGTTGGCCGTGGGAACTCTGTTCATTGCGTTTCAAGTTGCCAAACTGTTGCCGGCGTTGTTCGACGCCTTGGTACTGCAACGAGTCTCGTTCGACGAAGGCATGGAACACTTTACGTTGGTGATGGGCCGGTGCCTATTGTTCGGAATCGGATGCTTGATCGCGTGTACATTGATCGGTGTTCGTTGGCAAACGATCCAGTGGCTTGCCGTCGGGTTGATGGTTGGACTTGGATTCGGATTGCAGGATATGGTCCGCAACCTTTTCGGCGGCTTGATCGTGTTATTCGAAAAACCCGCGCGACTGGGCGACTTCATCTCCGTCGGCAAAGTGACCGGACGCGTCGCGGCGCAGAAATTTCGCACCACGGTGCTGTCGGACGACGACGGTCGTGAAGTGATCGTGCCCAACAAAAACTTTGTCAGCGAAGAAGTCGTCAATTGGATGGGCGCAGGTCGGTTGAGTGTGATTCCGATCGAAGTCGCCGTCACGCGAGACGAACGCCCCGCCGACATCTGCCGCACGCTTCAGGAATTGATCATCGACCAACCCGATGTGCTGCTAACACCGGCCCCTCAGGCCACATTGGTGTGTGTCGGCAAACGGTCCCAGCGCATTGAACTTCGTGCTTGGATCGAAGACGGGAGCGATGCCTCGCGATTCCGCGACAGCCTGCTGACAACGGTTCGGAGATTCTTGGACCAGAAAAAGTGGCTAGCCAGTGTCCAGCCCTCGCAACCATCGATGCGAGACCTGGAAAACAGCGACTCACATGGTTCTCGCCGTTCGCCGATCGGGGGCAACCGAAAACGTTCCGCCTAG
- a CDS encoding cation:proton antiporter: protein MFLGNLNSESLLLQVILQLIIIIAAARVGGWIFRWWGQPQVVGEIAAGLLLGPSCFGRLSPQLSAQTFPSETSEIFMVLGQLGLIFLMFIVGLEFDFGHLRTIGRTAAGVALAGIVLPFGLGAFLAYCIHSEVAAEYSRPGFILFTATALSITAIPILGRIMMEFRITQTPLGVLTISAAAIDDAIGWMLLAAVSAAVHGSFALMPLLQMLGCTAIFIATVFFVVRPIVVRWSQSVLTRHGGALPLVPFSVVLLLVLASAVFTNWIGIFSIFGPFVLGASLCDQHALQTAIRVRLEEFVTVFFLPVFFTYTGLRTNIGTLDSMFLWVVCGLVVIVATVGKVVGCGVAARMGGLTWRDSASVAIMMNTRALMGLIAVNIGRDLGVIPDSVFCMMVVMAIATTLITAPMLRRLLRIDSPQEMGSPSQTNATS from the coding sequence ATGTTTTTGGGCAACTTGAACAGCGAATCGTTGCTGCTGCAGGTGATTCTGCAACTGATCATCATCATTGCAGCGGCACGTGTGGGCGGTTGGATCTTTCGATGGTGGGGGCAGCCGCAAGTCGTCGGTGAGATCGCCGCCGGTCTGCTGCTTGGTCCGTCGTGTTTCGGGCGTCTGAGTCCCCAGCTATCGGCGCAGACCTTTCCAAGCGAAACCTCCGAAATATTCATGGTTCTGGGCCAACTGGGACTGATTTTTTTGATGTTCATTGTGGGTCTGGAATTCGACTTCGGTCACCTGCGAACGATCGGCCGCACCGCGGCAGGCGTTGCGCTCGCTGGGATTGTGTTGCCGTTCGGTTTGGGGGCGTTCTTGGCGTACTGCATTCATTCCGAAGTCGCCGCGGAATACAGTCGGCCCGGATTCATTCTGTTTACCGCGACGGCTCTTTCGATCACGGCGATCCCGATACTGGGACGCATCATGATGGAATTTAGAATCACACAGACGCCACTGGGCGTGCTAACGATTTCGGCTGCCGCGATTGACGACGCAATTGGTTGGATGTTGTTGGCCGCGGTCAGCGCCGCAGTGCACGGTTCGTTTGCTCTGATGCCGCTGCTACAGATGTTGGGTTGCACGGCGATATTTATCGCGACTGTTTTCTTCGTCGTCCGACCAATCGTCGTTCGATGGAGCCAAAGCGTGTTGACGCGGCACGGCGGAGCATTACCACTGGTTCCGTTTTCGGTGGTGTTGTTGCTGGTCCTGGCGTCGGCTGTTTTTACAAACTGGATCGGGATTTTTTCGATCTTCGGTCCGTTCGTGCTGGGCGCATCGTTGTGTGATCAGCACGCGTTGCAAACGGCCATTCGTGTTCGGTTGGAAGAATTCGTGACCGTCTTCTTTCTGCCCGTGTTCTTTACCTATACCGGACTTCGCACGAATATCGGTACGCTTGACTCGATGTTCTTATGGGTGGTGTGCGGGCTGGTCGTGATCGTCGCAACGGTGGGTAAAGTCGTCGGTTGCGGTGTCGCAGCACGTATGGGCGGACTGACGTGGCGAGACAGCGCAAGCGTGGCCATCATGATGAACACTCGAGCGCTGATGGGATTGATTGCGGTGAACATCGGCCGTGATCTTGGCGTCATTCCCGATTCCGTTTTCTGCATGATGGTCGTGATGGCGATCGCGACCACGTTGATCACGGCACCGATGCTGCGTCGGTTGCTTCGAATCGATTCACCGCAGGAAATGGGAAGCCCATCGCAGACCAATGCGACTTCTTAA